The Rhipicephalus microplus isolate Deutch F79 unplaced genomic scaffold, USDA_Rmic scaffold_14, whole genome shotgun sequence genome contains a region encoding:
- the LOC119182539 gene encoding uncharacterized protein LOC119182539: MCSRVGAVSAARVGRGIRCTEKPGEDFQVVLPQLPSGDSVLHTVFLHGNLKARPYRVEHVRDSLARLSLLPEVVALGAYQMNHVWAVTFKDDEGKKKMLAAESFDLKDHRCMVVDPRDRGVRLKLYWLLHGVPDEAVRVALTPYGKVTEISRDKWKVQGCNDKGSTTRSVTLRLHAGVSVDDLPHQLRVAEDMALVVIPGRAPLCLRCRAIGHIRRDCRVPRCGVCRRYGHDDAHCVRSYASIAGPGQTDEVSEHLMDAVDAEEASREDGYTEGPATPPEQSSGAALESTNKGDKHSGAPGTNLDTAAVENDATAASKSSSAAREGGPEATDAEMTKAGAIAFKRARETPDRTGNVDTSAINEPPTKTATGRRPTFKPRPNLSPDRRGTQTSAPP, translated from the coding sequence atgtgctcccgcgtaggggcggtttcagcggcccgtgtgggccgcggtatcaggtgtaccgaaaagccaggcgaagatttccaggttgttctgcctcagctgccttcaggtgattccgttttgcacacggtttttttgcacggaaacttgaaagccaggccatatcgagttgagcatgtccgagacagccttgctcgtctttcgctgctgccggaagtggttgccctaggggcataccaaatgaatcatgtatgggcagtgacgttcaaggatgatgagggtaaaaagaagatgctggcggcggagtcttttgatctaaaggaccatcgctgtatggtggttgacccccgtgatcgaggtgtgcggctgaagttgtactggcttcttcatggcgtgccggacgaggctgtgcgagtcgccttaacgccctacggaaaagtgaccgagataagcagagataaatggaaggtgcagggttgcaatgataaaggttcaaccacgcggtcggtcacgctgaggctacacgcgggcgtgtccgtggacgacctgccacaccaactgCGAGTTGCGGAGGATATGGCGCTCGTCGTAATTCCTGGCAGAGCACCGCTATGCCTCCGATGCCGGGCTATCGGACACATTCGACGGGATTGCCGCGTGCCGCGCTGTGGGGTCTGTCGTCGCTATGGCCACGATGACGCCCACTGTGTGAGGTCGTACGCCAGCATTGCGGGCCCAGGCCAAACAGACGAAGTGTCTGAACACCTGATGGATGCCGTGGATGCCGAAGAAGCGAGCAGGGAAGACGGTTATACGGAAGGCCCTGCCACGCCCCCTGAACAGTCTTCTGGGGCCGCACTGGAATCTACCAATAAAGGCGACAAGCACTCTGGTGCGCCAGGAACGAATTTAGACACGGCAGCAGTAGAGAACGACGCTACAGCAGCGAGCAAGTCAtcttcagctgcgcgagagggcggcccggaagcaacggacgccgagatgaccaaggccggtgctatcgcttttaagcgagctcgtgaaacacctgaccgtaccggaaatgttgacacgtcggccatcaatgaacctccaacaaagacggcgactggtcgtcggcctacctttaaaccacgaccaaacctgtctcctgaccgtaggggcactcaaacgtcggccccgccgtag
- the LOC142784472 gene encoding uncharacterized protein LOC142784472, whose amino-acid sequence MESSSRAATAADASRGTASPLVPKDYRIILPSLPSGEAMRRAVALHCDVSGRPYRIDDFRKPLKDLGVIQQVSGIGAYQMSHVWLMNMKTVEAKKALTDAGVIKVKDRVCLVIDPTRQEVKMKLHWLAFDVTKDAIRRAFYEYGDVKEVTDDRWRVEDFEGVESTTRVVRMQLRDGVSVDQLPHQVRIGSSTALVVVPGRPPLCLRCRSTGHMRRDCKVPRCSECHSFGHEQDECNRSYARAAGRRPETQQSELLMDEEESEQASLPAIPQKQTTSDDTPELGKSNCKQRALKRRRPRPTLLRLL is encoded by the exons atggaaagctcatcccgagcagcgacagcggccgacgccagccgcggtacagcgtctcccctcgttccaaaggactacaggattattctgccttcgttgccatcaggtgaagcgatgcgtcgagcagtagctctacactgcgacgtcagcggccgaccgtaccgcatcgacgacttcaggaaacctctcaaagatttaggcgtcatacagcaagtaagtggcattggagcatatcagatgtcgcacgtgtggCTAATGAACATGAAGACCGTGGAAGCAAAGAAAGCGCTGACAGACGCAGGCGTTATCAAAGTTAAAGACCGGGTATGTCTCGTCATTGACCCGACGCGGCAAGAAGTTAAAATGAAATTGCACTGGCTAGCGTTCGATGTTACGAAAGACGCTATTCGGCGTGCCTTCTATGAATACGGCGACGTCAAGGAGGTGACCGATGACCGATGGAGAGTTGAGGATTTTGAAGGAGTTGAATCGACCACTCGTGTAGTACGCATGCAACTACGAGATGGCGTTTCTGTGGATCAACTGCCCCATCAGGTGCGTATTGGCAGCAGTACGGCACTGGTCGTGGTGCCGGGAAGACCGCCTTTGTGCTTGCGGTGCCGAAGCACGGGGCATATGCGACGCGATTGTAAGGTCCCAAGGTGCAGCGAATGCCACTCTTTCGGTCATGAGCAGGATGAGTGTAACCGTTCATACGCACGAGCTGCAGGGCGacgaccagagactcaacagagtgaacttctcatggatgaggaggaatctgaacaagcgtctttgcctgcgataccacagaagcagacgacatcGGACGACACGCCGGAGCTggggaaaagcaa ctgcaagcaacgcgccctgaAACGCCGGCGTCCCAGGCCAACGCTGCTTCGACTCCTCTAA